Proteins from a genomic interval of Fundulus heteroclitus isolate FHET01 chromosome 21, MU-UCD_Fhet_4.1, whole genome shotgun sequence:
- the LOC118556969 gene encoding uncharacterized protein LOC118556969: protein MEWDLRRSQSLRSLSSQSDKASWTGAGLQDRSISVSQLVARYQTTVKKSTLSQATSENNVEGKTKKALNEMTPSQVRDRESHLESLLKRNEERERARSKAPLTRSRSVGCVQNSGGSIEALKALFESKATAPLKPKSGYGSGNVALSCTANTPVLNAEAEDVQSAAEEQIKPAETKAKREPKDDYLTQKVVNLTQTESRKTIAGIDFERLAALEADEKRRSSWRLQRHEADAEVCQCLAVRMATTRSLLWICGGKEMLHLSLLILVALS from the exons ATGGAATGGGATCTGAGGCGCAGCCAGTCACTGAGGAGTCTCTCCTCACAATCTGACAAGGCGAGCTGGACAGGCGCAGGACTTCAGGACAGGTCCATATCTGTGTCCCAGTTAGTGGCCAG GTATCAAACTACTGtcaaaaaaagcacattgaGTCAAgctacatcagagaacaatgTTGAAGGAAAGACAAAGAAAGCACTGAATGAG ATGACGCCGTCTCAAGTGCGAGACAGGGAGAGCCATCTGGAGTCTCTGCTAAAGAGAAACGAAGAGCGAGAACGAGCTCGCTCCAAAGCCCCGCTGACCCGCAGCAGATCGGTGGGCTGCGTCCAAAACAGCGGCGGCTCCATAGAGGCCCTGAAGGCTCTCTTTGAGTCCAAGGCTACGGCGCCACTGAAACCGAAGAGCGGTTATGGATCTGGGAATGTAGCGTTAAGTTGCACGGCGAACACCCCAGTGCTGAATGCAGAGGCTGAGGATGTGCAGAGTGCTGCAGAGGAGCAGATAAAACctgctgaaactaaagctaaaagGGAGCCAAAAGACGATTATCTGACTCAAAAG GTGGTGAATCTGACCCAGACAGAGAGTAGAAAAACGATAGCTGGCATTGATTTCGAAAGGCTTGCAGCATTGGAAGCTG ATGAAAAGAGGAGGTCCAGCTGGAGACTTCAGAGACAC GAGGCTGATGCAGAAGTCTGCCAGTGCCTGGCTGTTCGCATGGCAACCACCAG